From Corynebacterium sp. BD556, the proteins below share one genomic window:
- a CDS encoding cation diffusion facilitator family transporter — protein sequence MWLAIVVSLATISLKLVAAAITGSVGLLSDAIESVINLVAAAVGLWALKVAAKPADDNHHFGHAKAEYFSAQVEGTMILVAAIAIIYTAIDRLIHPQPIEQVSIGLALSVVATLLNLLVGMVLIRAGQRYRSAALDADGRHLLTDVWTTVGVLAGIALVTATGWEILDPIIALAVGINIIFTGYRLLRKSIQGLLSQALPDDELSAIDTFLTDFAAAKGVDFTSVRTVAFGRDRLVNIVMQVPGEWSVDHSHDYADLVEEGIARTLGAAETVVHIEPMGITTRVGPQWM from the coding sequence ATGTGGCTGGCCATTGTCGTATCCCTTGCGACAATCTCTTTGAAGCTCGTCGCCGCTGCCATCACCGGCTCAGTTGGTCTGCTTTCCGACGCCATCGAGTCCGTCATCAACCTCGTCGCCGCCGCTGTGGGACTGTGGGCCTTGAAAGTCGCTGCGAAACCCGCCGACGACAACCACCACTTCGGCCACGCCAAAGCCGAGTACTTTTCCGCCCAGGTTGAAGGAACCATGATCCTGGTCGCCGCCATCGCGATCATCTACACAGCGATTGATCGCCTTATCCACCCGCAACCTATCGAGCAAGTCTCCATTGGCCTCGCGCTGTCCGTTGTTGCGACGCTGCTTAATTTGCTTGTTGGCATGGTGCTGATCCGCGCAGGCCAACGCTACCGCTCCGCTGCCCTCGACGCGGACGGGCGGCACCTGCTTACCGACGTATGGACCACCGTGGGGGTGCTTGCTGGCATTGCGTTAGTCACTGCAACCGGCTGGGAAATCCTCGACCCGATCATCGCCCTAGCAGTGGGAATCAACATCATTTTCACTGGCTACCGTCTGCTTAGAAAGTCCATTCAGGGCCTTCTATCCCAAGCGCTTCCCGACGACGAACTGTCCGCCATCGACACCTTCCTCACCGATTTCGCCGCCGCCAAAGGCGTCGACTTTACTTCCGTGCGCACCGTTGCTTTCGGACGCGACCGCCTAGTCAATATCGTCATGCAGGTACCCGGCGAGTGGAGTGTTGACCACTCCCACGACTACGCCGACCTGGTTGAAGAAGGCATCGCCCGCACACTCGGCGCCGCCGAAACAGTCGTCCACATCGAACCCATGGGCATCACCACCCGCGTCGGCCCACAGTGGATGTAG
- a CDS encoding ThiF family adenylyltransferase — translation MSPQRTLLPHDELRRTARHMNLPGFGLKQQEKLYGAHVFVIGAGGLGCPVMQSLAAMGVGTITVIDDDVVSLTNIHRQILFTAADVGRPKVDVTAERLAGLQPGITINALRARLTADNALAMLRGVDVLVDGSDTFSTKYLAADAAEITGTPLVWGSVLRYRGDVALWWSGPGAPVDGAGMRDLYPDQPAADAVPDCATAGVLGVTTSVVGGLMATEVVKHLTGLGDSQPGKLHIYDALTTRISHFTVTPDPARPPVTSLGFYGTPACRGKTWGRQLIDTADALIDVREIHEKALQDLHRPGELLPTSQWEQQPGSGERLLRDLRDKPAQNVLVYCASGVRSERFVERFSGAAAKLGLTLSSLPGGTNEHGVDLER, via the coding sequence ATGAGCCCGCAGCGCACCCTTTTGCCTCACGATGAGCTTCGTCGCACCGCCCGCCACATGAACCTGCCTGGCTTTGGCCTAAAACAGCAGGAGAAATTGTACGGCGCTCATGTGTTCGTCATCGGGGCTGGCGGCCTCGGGTGCCCGGTGATGCAATCCCTGGCGGCGATGGGGGTCGGCACGATCACAGTGATCGATGACGATGTTGTCTCCTTGACTAACATTCACCGCCAGATCCTGTTCACCGCCGCCGATGTCGGCCGCCCCAAAGTTGACGTCACAGCCGAAAGGCTGGCGGGCTTACAGCCAGGCATCACCATCAATGCCCTGCGCGCCCGGCTGACGGCCGACAACGCCCTAGCAATGCTGCGCGGCGTGGACGTGCTGGTCGACGGCTCCGATACTTTCTCCACCAAATATCTCGCCGCCGACGCCGCCGAGATCACCGGCACCCCCCTTGTTTGGGGTTCGGTTCTGCGCTACCGGGGCGATGTCGCCTTATGGTGGTCCGGGCCCGGCGCGCCCGTAGATGGTGCCGGGATGCGCGATCTCTACCCCGACCAGCCCGCGGCGGACGCGGTGCCGGACTGCGCCACCGCCGGAGTTTTGGGGGTGACCACTTCCGTTGTCGGCGGACTGATGGCCACCGAGGTGGTCAAACACCTCACCGGTCTAGGTGATTCGCAGCCGGGCAAGCTGCACATCTATGACGCTTTAACCACCCGGATCTCCCATTTCACGGTCACACCCGACCCGGCGCGCCCGCCAGTGACTTCCTTGGGTTTTTACGGCACGCCGGCGTGCCGCGGAAAGACTTGGGGCAGGCAGCTTATCGACACCGCCGACGCTTTAATCGACGTGCGCGAGATCCACGAGAAAGCATTGCAGGACCTGCACCGCCCGGGCGAGCTTTTGCCCACCTCCCAGTGGGAGCAACAGCCGGGGAGCGGGGAGAGGCTCCTGCGCGACCTGCGCGACAAACCAGCGCAAAATGTGCTGGTCTACTGCGCCTCCGGGGTGCGCTCCGAACGCTTCGTGGAGAGGTTTTCCGGTGCAGCCGCAAAGCTTGGCCTGACATTGAGCAGTCTGCCCGGCGGCACCAACGAGCACGGCGTAGATTTGGAACGATGA
- a CDS encoding type 1 glutamine amidotransferase domain-containing protein: protein MKFLAVATSTHRYHVSGHRTGMWFGEYTSFYNVVTRAGHEVDLASIVGGVVPLDPMSLSAPFIFAGGANKRYEDAGFMDTLDTTPALATVPLQDYGGIYLVGGHGTMFDFEDEALKAALAHFATAGKIISAVCHGPAGLLDVPLADGTHLLDGRSVTGYTWAEEKLARRSLEVPFSLEEKLTQQAGKFSAARMPMSKHVIVDDFLVTGQNPMSAAGVAEAVLELL, encoded by the coding sequence ATGAAGTTTCTCGCCGTAGCAACATCCACACACCGCTACCACGTCTCCGGGCACCGCACCGGCATGTGGTTTGGCGAATACACCAGCTTTTACAACGTTGTCACCCGCGCCGGTCACGAGGTTGATTTAGCCAGTATCGTCGGCGGTGTGGTGCCGCTGGACCCGATGAGTCTGTCCGCGCCGTTCATTTTCGCTGGCGGCGCGAACAAGCGTTACGAGGATGCGGGCTTCATGGACACCCTCGATACCACCCCGGCGCTAGCCACGGTGCCGCTGCAGGACTACGGCGGGATCTACCTCGTCGGCGGGCACGGCACCATGTTCGACTTTGAGGATGAAGCGCTCAAGGCGGCCCTTGCCCACTTCGCCACCGCAGGCAAGATCATCTCTGCGGTCTGCCACGGCCCCGCCGGGCTTCTCGACGTCCCACTGGCCGACGGCACCCACCTCCTCGACGGGCGCAGCGTCACCGGCTACACGTGGGCGGAAGAAAAGCTGGCCCGCCGCAGTTTAGAGGTGCCCTTTAGCCTGGAAGAAAAACTCACCCAGCAGGCTGGAAAGTTCAGCGCAGCACGGATGCCCATGTCTAAGCACGTCATTGTCGATGACTTCCTGGTCACCGGCCAGAACCCGATGAGTGCGGCGGGCGTGGCCGAAGCTGTACTTGAGCTGCTTTAA
- a CDS encoding SLC13 family permease, producing the protein MSQLMYGPAYRVATTPPPSLHVPPPPRASLPDLRTLTITQIIRSILAALIVVLWLVPLPEQVTPDARATLVVFAAAVWLWVFSKVSDTYVALGAASVIVLIGVIDVDDLFAPLGDETVWLLIGAFIIASAVTSSGLAVRAAVALSVGVTSPRVLVHLLTLSVVCTAFAVPATSGRAALVLPVFVALTAVVPAWLSRVLALALPSVVLFSAVASLIGAGAHLITDQILTGAGMSGFSFTRWMILGLPLALVSSHVASEIIFCALSTSTQRRSELDITREALTQGAPLSARLSSSEYRAVLILGVAVVLWFTENVHGIPPAMVAVLGALLITSPYLGTEDLGSTVKKVPWSLLLFMTATIAISQALTKSGAAALLTRWLPADLSGWVFVLAVIVLSTAAHLVIQSRSARSAVLVPIVIAIAPTVGVNPVAAAFISTAAAGFCHTLPASAKPLAIFQGNDDPDSPPHYRTSDLMRMSALLAPMHFAVTAAFAFFIWPLLGLPLYL; encoded by the coding sequence ATGAGTCAGCTCATGTACGGCCCGGCCTACCGGGTTGCCACTACCCCTCCCCCGTCGCTGCATGTGCCTCCGCCGCCGCGAGCCAGCCTGCCGGATTTGCGCACCCTCACGATCACGCAGATCATTCGCAGCATTTTGGCAGCACTCATCGTGGTGTTGTGGCTGGTTCCCCTGCCAGAGCAGGTCACCCCAGATGCCCGCGCCACCCTCGTGGTGTTCGCGGCGGCGGTGTGGCTGTGGGTGTTTTCCAAAGTTTCAGACACCTACGTGGCCCTTGGCGCTGCCAGCGTCATTGTGCTCATCGGCGTCATCGACGTGGACGACTTGTTCGCCCCGCTTGGCGACGAAACAGTGTGGCTTCTCATCGGCGCGTTCATCATCGCCTCTGCGGTTACCTCCTCGGGCCTCGCAGTGCGGGCGGCAGTAGCGCTCAGCGTGGGGGTTACCTCGCCGCGGGTGCTCGTGCACTTGCTCACCTTGTCTGTGGTGTGCACGGCGTTCGCTGTGCCCGCGACGAGTGGCCGGGCTGCGCTGGTTCTGCCGGTGTTTGTCGCACTTACTGCGGTCGTGCCGGCCTGGCTGTCGCGGGTTCTGGCGCTTGCGCTGCCGTCGGTCGTGCTGTTTTCGGCAGTGGCCTCACTCATCGGCGCGGGCGCGCACCTGATCACCGACCAGATCCTCACGGGGGCGGGCATGAGCGGCTTTAGCTTCACCCGCTGGATGATCCTCGGACTGCCGTTGGCTTTGGTGTCTTCCCATGTGGCGTCGGAAATCATCTTCTGCGCCCTGTCCACCTCAACCCAGCGGCGCAGCGAACTGGACATCACCCGCGAGGCGCTGACCCAAGGTGCCCCTTTGTCCGCGCGGCTGAGCTCCAGCGAATACCGCGCCGTGCTCATCCTCGGTGTGGCGGTCGTGTTGTGGTTTACCGAAAACGTCCACGGCATCCCGCCAGCGATGGTGGCTGTGCTGGGGGCGCTCTTGATCACCTCCCCCTACCTGGGCACCGAGGATCTCGGATCCACAGTGAAGAAGGTGCCGTGGTCGCTGTTGTTGTTTATGACGGCAACAATCGCGATCAGTCAGGCACTGACCAAATCAGGGGCGGCGGCCCTGCTTACCAGGTGGCTGCCCGCTGACCTGTCGGGGTGGGTATTTGTGCTGGCCGTCATCGTCCTCTCGACTGCGGCCCACCTGGTCATCCAGTCCCGGTCGGCGCGCTCGGCAGTGCTCGTGCCCATCGTCATCGCCATCGCCCCCACCGTGGGAGTCAACCCCGTGGCCGCGGCATTTATCTCCACTGCGGCGGCCGGTTTCTGTCACACACTGCCGGCTTCGGCGAAGCCGCTGGCCATCTTCCAAGGAAA